CGCAGTCCAATTCTGCTGCCAGTCTACCTCACAGGAACTTTCTCGGAACCTTCGTCCGATGGCGACAGGAGCGCGTTATGTTGAGTATGTCAACTGAAACAGCCGTTGAGTACGGTAGAAGACATATCGAAAGTCTGTTGGCCAGTCTATATAACTTGGGAAATCCCAAGCTAAGCTTCTAAACTCGCAAAGCTTCCTCACCTTcaatcctctcttccttcctccttccAATAAGGGGAACAACCATGCTGGAGTTGAGAAACCTTCTCTCTCACCCACCTTTTTGAACCAATTGTCTTCTCAAGTGGCGTTGCATGCGCATTGGCCTGCAAAAGTGCTGAATACCATTTCTCAGTTCTCACCATGTTGTACTCCCTGATATGCGGCCATGAACTCCAATTACTAACGAAACACAAAAGCAAACAATAGGTGAACTTCCcaactctctcctttttttttttttttgttatgtatAACTAGCTATCATTCATTCTCTAGTTAAGCCCTATATCCTCCAGTCTTGTAGTCTACTGAACTCCTACCATTCCTCTGAATGGCAGGTTTACGAAACTATCCCGGTCATAACCTTCCACCAAATTCCCTCGCTTCTCGCACTATGGGCCGCTCATTTGTCGATGTCATGAGATTTAATCACAATCCAATCTCGAATAAACGCCTCTTTTTAATCTCCACGGAACAACCCTCCCTCCATAGATTCACCAGCTCCATAGCTTCTGCCCACTTCTTGGGTCTTTGAGCTTGTGGCCATCCAATTTCTAGCCGAAGGAAACATTGGTAGCCAATTTCTACGTTCAAACATGAAGTCAGAAGCAGTAGCCTCCACCAGCTCCACAGCACCTCAGAAGAAAGAGTGGTCCCTTGTCAGTTGGGCGAGCTGCATCCTGGGGCCACCCAAGAAGGAGAAGCCTGAGAAGGCCAAGCCCATTGGGCCTCCGAAGGCATCTCGGATGCTGTCGGCTGGGCCGAGAACCCCGGAGTTGGAGAGGGTCTTCCGCTACTTTGACAGCAACGACGATGGCAACATTTCCCCGGCGGAACTCCAGAGATGCATGCGGACGATCGGTGAAGAGCTCTCACTGGAGGATGCGGCGGCCCTCGTGGAGTCCACCGATTCCGATGGTGATGGGCTGTTGGGCTTCGACGATTTTGTCAAGTTGTTGGGCCCTGAGGGAGAGGAGGAGAAAGGGAGGCATTTGAGGGAGGCTTTCCGGCTGTACGAGATGGACGACCAGGAGTGCATCACACCCACCAGCCTCAAGAGGGCACTTGGCAAGCTTGGAGTGTCCAAAACAATCGAGGACTGCATGATCATGATTCATCGGTTTGATATCAATGGGGATGGTGTGATCAGCTTTGATGAGTTCAGGATCATGATGCTATGACCGCAAGGCCATGGTCTTGTTCCAAGGCACCCAAGCTGGTACATATGTGCATGTCGTGTGGTCTGTGGACTGGTGACGTAGCACTGCACCTACCATGGTAATTACTCCGGACTCGTCTGGTTCGTAGAAGAATTTTATCGTATCAGAATATTTTTCCTTGAGAAGCTAATGCCTAGTTATATAAtttctgaaaaaataatttttgcattCTTCGATGACCATAGAAAAAtggcataaaaaatatatattttttataataatttatagtTAGTTGAGTatcatttttttgtaaaaaaatatgtaaaaaaagcTCGAATGACACCATTCAAAGAACTGCCAGTGTACTGTCTGGTCTCCCAGGAGGGATGCATGCCAAGCGGACATTGAAAATTCCTCGGATCCACGTAATGCTGGCTTGGTAATTCAATATTCCTTGGATCTTCTTTGCTTCACAAAAAAGTTCAAAATGCTTTATACGAAGTACCTCAAGACAGAAGTTGAATGAAAAAATTATTCAAGCGTTTTGGATTCTCGAGGATCATTTTACCACAGACTCAAAGTGAACTTTCTTGACATGTAcagtaaaaaaagataaaagacgtgtgtgtgtgtgtgtatatatatatatatatatatatatatatatatatatatatatatatatattttttttttttttttttttttttttgatacaaatgaaattcgaaaaatcagaatataaaatatctttcagAGCCCAAAACAATTGTCATCGTGACGTCAGATTTAATCTCCAGTATACATGATAACAAAGGAGACAACTCAATCTCCAGCACTGTTTGTCTCTTGAAAAATATGCTGAGCAGTCGTCGTGGTAGAATGACGAAAGGACCTTCAGATGTCACAGAGGAGCAGATCGGATAAATATTCAGATGCTTCACCTCCTCTCGAATCCAACTGATGATTGTGGTGGAGTTATTCTCAATGAAAATCCTCTCTGCCCGTGGCTCTTTCCTCACGCAGATGATGTCTGCCCAGCAGCACGAAGCTTCGCTTTGGAGATGGATGGATCAAAA
The DNA window shown above is from Elaeis guineensis isolate ETL-2024a chromosome 8, EG11, whole genome shotgun sequence and carries:
- the LOC105049510 gene encoding putative calcium-binding protein CML19, with the translated sequence MKSEAVASTSSTAPQKKEWSLVSWASCILGPPKKEKPEKAKPIGPPKASRMLSAGPRTPELERVFRYFDSNDDGNISPAELQRCMRTIGEELSLEDAAALVESTDSDGDGLLGFDDFVKLLGPEGEEEKGRHLREAFRLYEMDDQECITPTSLKRALGKLGVSKTIEDCMIMIHRFDINGDGVISFDEFRIMML